A genomic region of Tissierella sp. contains the following coding sequences:
- a CDS encoding AraC family transcriptional regulator, with protein sequence MESWEKINAVQRMQDYIEEHINEPITLYALAQAAGYSPWHSGRVFKELIGKTPFEYIRNLRLSEAAVKIRDENIKIIDVALDFAFDSHEGFTRAFSKYFGMTPKYYFKNTPPVKLFMPNRIRDYYLTLQRGEGIMKQKPDIGTVFVQVVDRPARKLILKRGIKATHYFEYCEEVGCDVWGIISSIKEALYEPIGIWLPENMQIPGTSLYAQGVEVPMDYTGGIPEGFDIIDLLPCKMMVFQGQPYDDDKFQDAIGELWEVMKIYNPEIYGFRWADEDAPRFQLMPMGYRGYIEARPVRQVNI encoded by the coding sequence ATGGAGAGTTGGGAAAAAATAAACGCAGTTCAGCGTATGCAGGATTATATCGAAGAACACATAAATGAGCCAATTACTCTTTATGCATTAGCACAAGCTGCTGGTTATTCACCATGGCATTCTGGAAGAGTATTTAAGGAATTGATCGGAAAAACTCCTTTTGAGTATATTAGAAATCTCAGACTTTCAGAAGCTGCTGTAAAAATAAGAGACGAAAATATTAAAATTATTGATGTGGCTTTAGATTTTGCATTTGATTCTCATGAGGGATTTACAAGAGCATTTTCTAAGTACTTTGGTATGACTCCTAAATATTATTTCAAGAACACTCCCCCGGTAAAATTATTTATGCCAAATCGTATCCGTGACTATTATCTTACTTTACAAAGAGGAGAGGGTATTATGAAACAAAAACCTGATATTGGTACAGTGTTTGTTCAAGTAGTTGATAGACCAGCAAGAAAGTTGATATTAAAGAGAGGAATTAAAGCTACACATTACTTCGAATATTGTGAGGAAGTTGGGTGTGATGTATGGGGTATAATTTCCAGCATTAAAGAAGCCTTATATGAGCCTATAGGAATATGGTTACCTGAAAACATGCAGATACCTGGTACATCACTATATGCACAAGGCGTAGAAGTTCCTATGGATTATACAGGGGGAATACCTGAAGGCTTTGATATCATAGACTTGCTACCATGTAAGATGATGGTATTTCAAGGACAGCCTTATGACGATGATAAGTTTCAAGATGCCATAGGTGAACTATGGGAGGTAATGAAAATCTATAATCCAGAAATCTATGGATTTAGATGGGCTGATGAAGATGCACCGAGATTTCAGCTTATGCCTATGGGATATAGAGGATATATTGAAGCGAGACCCGTTAGGCAAGTAAATATATAA
- a CDS encoding DUF4177 domain-containing protein — translation MERWEYKTIKFGLKGFSGGILEIEDFDYELNKLGEQGWELVSCFTANAAQGYSRDAIAVFKRKK, via the coding sequence TTGGAGAGATGGGAATATAAGACTATTAAATTTGGATTGAAGGGATTTAGTGGAGGAATATTAGAAATAGAAGATTTTGATTATGAACTTAACAAACTAGGAGAACAAGGATGGGAGCTAGTATCCTGTTTTACAGCAAATGCGGCCCAAGGTTATAGTAGGGATGCAATAGCAGTATTTAAGAGAAAAAAGTAG
- a CDS encoding DNA polymerase IV, protein MFAYGKEVVFINGRIIFHIDVNSAYLSWEAAYRIQHGAEIDLREIPSIVCGNQEKRHGIILAKSITAKKYNIITGESVHSALQKCPHLTMVPPNYELYIKASDAMKNILEEYSPSIQRYSIDECFLDYSHGKKHWIDTTYEIKERLKKELGFTVNIGVSSNKLLAKMASDFKKPDMVHSLFPYEIKDKMWPLPVGDLFMVGGKTRAKLNGRGIFTIGELANLDRDYIHSWLKKPGLLIWEYANGIDNSLVRNNPLPMKSVGNSTTISFDVDNRKEAHMVLLALSEKVGMRIRNINQCGYVVSISLKNNDFFYSSHQTRLDIPTDSTNTIYRTAKKLFDELWKGDPLRHISLSISNLLDNDFFQLSLFKSINKKEEILDKTIDKIRAKFGQESVFRSCFLYSGIDPLIGGVIMEEEYPMMSSKI, encoded by the coding sequence ATGTTCGCATATGGAAAGGAGGTAGTTTTCATTAATGGTAGAATAATATTTCATATAGATGTTAATTCTGCATATCTTTCTTGGGAGGCTGCCTATAGGATACAGCATGGTGCAGAAATTGACTTAAGAGAAATTCCATCTATTGTTTGTGGGAATCAAGAGAAAAGACACGGTATAATATTGGCTAAATCTATTACTGCTAAAAAATATAATATAATTACTGGTGAAAGTGTGCATTCCGCATTACAAAAATGCCCTCATTTAACTATGGTTCCTCCCAATTATGAACTTTACATAAAAGCTAGTGATGCCATGAAGAATATACTAGAGGAATATTCACCAAGTATACAGCGTTATTCCATAGATGAATGTTTTCTTGATTATAGCCATGGAAAAAAACATTGGATTGATACCACCTATGAGATAAAAGAAAGGCTTAAGAAGGAACTGGGTTTTACTGTAAATATAGGAGTTAGCTCTAATAAATTACTAGCTAAAATGGCTTCTGATTTTAAAAAACCAGATATGGTACATAGTTTGTTTCCATATGAAATTAAAGATAAAATGTGGCCTTTGCCAGTGGGTGATCTTTTTATGGTGGGTGGCAAAACTAGAGCAAAATTAAATGGTCGAGGCATATTTACTATTGGGGAATTAGCTAATCTGGATAGGGATTATATACACTCCTGGCTAAAGAAACCTGGCCTTCTTATTTGGGAGTATGCCAATGGAATAGATAATTCTTTAGTAAGAAATAATCCCCTTCCTATGAAATCTGTAGGGAACTCCACCACCATATCCTTTGATGTAGATAATAGGAAAGAAGCCCATATGGTTTTACTGGCCCTATCAGAAAAAGTAGGTATGCGAATAAGGAATATAAATCAATGTGGATATGTAGTATCTATTAGTCTAAAAAACAATGATTTTTTTTATTCTTCACACCAAACCAGATTAGACATACCTACAGACTCTACAAATACTATATATAGAACTGCAAAAAAGTTGTTTGATGAACTCTGGAAAGGAGATCCCTTGAGACATATTTCTTTATCTATATCAAACCTTTTAGATAATGACTTTTTTCAACTTTCTCTATTTAAAAGTATTAATAAGAAGGAAGAGATTTTAGATAAAACTATAGATAAAATTAGAGCAAAATTTGGCCAAGAGTCTGTCTTTCGATCCTGCTTTCTATATTCAGGAATCGATCCTCTCATAGGAGGAGTTATAATGGAGGAAGAATATCCAATGATGTCTAGTAAAATTTAA
- a CDS encoding GNAT family N-acetyltransferase produces the protein MTKTINKDYFIKSIDNAEMKLNITDLILRQLPEWFGIEEAIVEYVDKSKEMIFYAAFHNDEAVGFLSLKINNEYTSEIYAMGVLKGYHNRGIGRELVERAASYSQKNGYKFLMVKTLGESHPDKNYRKTREFYNKSGFYPLEEIKEIWGEQSPCLLMVRSLK, from the coding sequence ATGACTAAAACTATTAACAAAGATTATTTTATTAAATCCATAGATAATGCAGAAATGAAATTAAACATTACTGATTTAATACTTAGGCAATTGCCTGAATGGTTTGGAATAGAGGAAGCTATTGTAGAATATGTTGACAAATCAAAAGAAATGATATTTTATGCAGCTTTTCATAATGATGAAGCAGTAGGGTTTTTAAGCCTAAAGATTAACAATGAATATACCTCTGAAATATATGCTATGGGTGTTTTGAAGGGATATCATAATAGAGGAATCGGCAGAGAATTAGTTGAAAGAGCAGCAAGCTATTCTCAAAAAAATGGCTATAAATTTTTAATGGTAAAAACCCTTGGAGAAAGTCATCCAGATAAGAACTATAGGAAAACTAGAGAATTTTATAACAAATCAGGATTTTATCCCTTAGAAGAAATTAAAGAAATCTGGGGAGAACAAAGCCCATGTTTATTGATGGTAAGAAGCCTCAAATGA
- a CDS encoding HD domain-containing protein, protein MGDNIIKTIDFIKEQFNMSEYMSRNPKDKKYRLEHTIRIANIGKEIAMKESLNEESLIIGCLLHDISYIDEFRTEKDWLDHGRNAAKIARPFLETLELSSGQVDEICYGIAIHVDDESDFTGERTALAKSIGDCDNIDRFDAFRIYEGLEYKSFSGLSYEEQMEYVAVVLEKLNKYKDMELATKTGTDMWVDKITFQTQFFERLRSQLESSYSIV, encoded by the coding sequence ATGGGGGACAACATAATCAAAACTATTGATTTTATAAAGGAACAATTTAATATGAGTGAGTATATGTCAAGAAATCCAAAAGACAAAAAATATAGACTGGAGCATACAATTCGTATAGCAAATATAGGAAAAGAAATTGCAATGAAAGAGAGCTTGAATGAAGAATCACTAATCATTGGCTGTCTTTTGCACGATATAAGCTATATAGATGAATTCCGTACAGAAAAAGATTGGCTAGATCATGGGAGAAACGCCGCTAAAATAGCAAGACCATTTCTAGAAACATTGGAACTAAGTAGTGGACAAGTAGATGAAATTTGTTATGGTATAGCTATCCATGTTGATGATGAATCAGATTTCACTGGTGAAAGAACAGCGCTGGCAAAAAGTATTGGAGATTGTGACAATATTGACAGATTTGATGCTTTTAGAATCTATGAAGGTTTAGAATATAAATCATTTTCAGGACTTAGCTATGAAGAGCAAATGGAATATGTAGCTGTAGTTCTAGAAAAGTTAAATAAGTACAAGGATATGGAATTAGCCACTAAAACTGGAACTGATATGTGGGTTGATAAAATTACATTTCAAACACAATTTTTTGAGAGATTAAGATCTCAGCTTGAATCAAGCTACAGTATCGTCTAG
- a CDS encoding ABC transporter ATP-binding protein has protein sequence MENIIEIKGLTKSYFNKKALDNVSLNIAKGKVVGILGPNGSGKTTLIKIITGILRETKGEVLIDGNKPGPITKSVISYLPDRNFLYNWMNIQEAINFYKDFYQDFDENKAYDLLKFMKLDRNMKISSLSKGMTEKLNLTLVLSRKAKVYVLDEPIAGVDPVARDQILDAIINNYNEDSTMLITTHLVRDMENIFDDVIFLREGEIHSTGNAEALREEKSMKIDDLYKEIFGE, from the coding sequence ATGGAGAATATTATTGAAATCAAAGGTCTTACTAAATCCTATTTTAATAAAAAGGCATTGGATAATGTATCCTTGAATATAGCAAAAGGGAAAGTAGTAGGGATTTTAGGGCCTAATGGAAGTGGAAAAACCACTTTAATAAAGATTATTACAGGGATATTAAGAGAGACAAAAGGAGAAGTCTTAATAGATGGCAATAAACCGGGACCAATTACTAAATCAGTTATTTCCTATCTACCTGATAGAAACTTCCTGTATAATTGGATGAATATACAAGAGGCTATTAATTTTTATAAAGATTTTTACCAAGATTTTGATGAGAACAAGGCATATGACTTATTGAAGTTCATGAAATTAGATAGAAACATGAAAATAAGTTCTCTTTCCAAGGGAATGACAGAGAAACTTAACCTTACTCTAGTATTATCAAGGAAGGCGAAGGTATATGTATTAGATGAGCCAATAGCAGGAGTAGATCCAGTAGCTAGAGATCAGATACTTGATGCTATAATAAATAACTATAACGAAGATAGTACAATGCTTATCACTACTCATTTAGTACGGGACATGGAAAATATATTTGATGATGTAATCTTTTTAAGAGAAGGAGAAATCCACTCAACAGGAAACGCTGAGGCTTTAAGGGAAGAAAAATCCATGAAAATAGATGATCTTTACAAAGAAATATTCGGAGAATAG
- a CDS encoding AI-2E family transporter has translation MNNKKDFLKQIISDTGIGIKGYMKAQFKLMFITFIILSIGLTIIAAPHPILISAGISILDIIPVLGAGIVMIPWSIISFIVGNKDMGANIAIIYVVLVIVRQFIEPKIVGKEIGVRPLYTFIATILGAMILGPIGVILGPLIAIVINSIIKIKKR, from the coding sequence ATGAATAACAAAAAAGATTTTTTAAAACAAATAATAAGTGATACTGGAATAGGTATTAAGGGCTATATGAAAGCTCAATTTAAACTTATGTTTATAACCTTTATAATCCTAAGCATAGGTCTAACGATAATAGCTGCCCCACATCCTATATTGATATCTGCAGGGATTTCAATATTAGATATTATTCCTGTTCTGGGAGCAGGTATTGTTATGATACCTTGGTCTATAATTAGCTTTATTGTAGGAAATAAAGATATGGGTGCAAATATAGCCATTATCTATGTTGTATTAGTTATCGTGAGACAATTTATAGAACCGAAGATTGTAGGTAAGGAAATTGGAGTTAGACCGCTTTATACTTTCATTGCAACAATATTAGGAGCCATGATATTAGGACCCATAGGAGTTATACTAGGGCCATTGATAGCCATAGTGATTAATTCAATTATAAAGATTAAGAAGAGATAA
- a CDS encoding 2'-5' RNA ligase family protein, whose translation MPFSIELNFDEESSLIVKNMWKKLKERGISDYMDEFGEYPHISLAIIDDINISEVEMIIEKVVKDESEFNIRMSNLGSFPSDEGVLFISPDPSDILINFHKKLHKHMENIKGQSKYYLPEFWHPHCTLGMNIAKSKMPEAFEVVKEDFKPFDVKIETIKLIEFDPVKVIKSFRFLDVV comes from the coding sequence ATGCCATTTTCTATTGAATTGAACTTTGATGAGGAGAGCAGCCTGATTGTTAAAAACATGTGGAAAAAGCTAAAAGAAAGAGGTATATCAGATTATATGGATGAATTTGGAGAGTACCCGCATATTTCATTGGCTATAATTGATGATATTAACATTTCAGAGGTGGAAATGATAATTGAAAAGGTAGTTAAGGATGAAAGTGAGTTTAATATAAGGATGTCTAATCTAGGGAGTTTTCCATCAGACGAAGGGGTATTATTTATATCTCCAGACCCTTCAGATATATTAATAAACTTCCATAAAAAGTTACACAAACATATGGAAAATATCAAAGGACAATCAAAGTATTATTTACCTGAGTTTTGGCATCCTCATTGCACACTAGGAATGAATATTGCCAAGTCAAAAATGCCCGAGGCATTTGAAGTTGTCAAAGAAGATTTTAAGCCATTCGATGTAAAAATTGAAACTATTAAACTAATAGAATTCGATCCAGTAAAGGTAATAAAGTCATTTAGATTTCTAGATGTAGTTTAG
- a CDS encoding LiaF transmembrane domain-containing protein translates to MNGKYFWGIILVLIGGGFLLEQFDIITFGDMFRVYWPSLLILLGLVGLFDRGSSKTGNLILIVIGGLIQIDKLDLLDINVYKLIWPIILILVGLSVIFSKNGFVEVRTNFNMDGSKGKKKMNNITLEDTIDAFTMMGAIETNNQSQEFKGGKATVVMGGIDLDLRDAVLYNNEAFLELNVIMGGIEIYVPSDWRVEVTGVPLLGAWENKARNNTDPNAPILKIKCFILMGGIDVN, encoded by the coding sequence ATGAATGGTAAGTATTTCTGGGGTATTATATTGGTACTAATAGGTGGAGGTTTCTTGCTGGAGCAATTTGATATTATTACCTTTGGTGACATGTTTAGAGTATATTGGCCAAGTTTATTGATTTTGCTTGGCTTAGTAGGATTATTTGATAGGGGATCATCTAAGACTGGAAATTTAATTTTAATAGTAATTGGTGGTTTAATTCAAATTGATAAACTAGATTTGCTAGACATAAATGTTTATAAATTAATTTGGCCTATTATTTTAATATTAGTAGGACTAAGTGTTATCTTTTCAAAAAATGGTTTTGTTGAAGTAAGGACTAATTTTAATATGGATGGTTCAAAAGGCAAAAAAAAAATGAATAACATAACTTTAGAGGATACCATTGATGCATTTACCATGATGGGAGCAATTGAAACAAACAACCAATCACAAGAATTCAAAGGTGGAAAAGCAACTGTAGTAATGGGTGGAATAGACCTAGACTTAAGGGATGCAGTACTATATAACAATGAAGCTTTTTTAGAATTGAATGTAATAATGGGTGGAATAGAAATTTATGTACCTAGTGATTGGCGAGTTGAAGTTACTGGCGTACCACTGCTTGGAGCATGGGAGAACAAAGCAAGGAACAATACAGATCCTAACGCACCAATATTAAAAATCAAATGTTTCATTTTGATGGGTGGAATAGATGTAAATTAA
- a CDS encoding DUF3787 domain-containing protein, whose amino-acid sequence MNEDKRSLNIRKEYKSAKGTYENDTDPDFGYSPTDIYYKTEKKLPHSKVSIPTYDAVIEAKEWVDDINKK is encoded by the coding sequence ATGAATGAAGATAAGAGAAGTTTGAACATTAGAAAAGAATATAAATCAGCAAAAGGAACATATGAAAATGATACAGATCCTGACTTTGGATATTCTCCAACAGATATATATTATAAAACAGAAAAAAAATTACCTCATTCCAAAGTATCCATTCCAACATATGATGCAGTAATAGAAGCAAAGGAATGGGTAGACGATATAAACAAAAAATAG
- a CDS encoding GntR family transcriptional regulator, translated as MLFNDNLPIYVQIMNFIKKKVISGELKGGDKMASVRELSTELKVNPNTIQRSYQELERENLVFTQRGMGTFVTEDVEIIKDLKKTMASTIVGNFVAEMKSLGFNQDEIVDLINQKVKEDK; from the coding sequence ATGTTATTTAATGATAATCTACCAATTTATGTGCAAATCATGAATTTCATAAAGAAAAAAGTAATTTCAGGGGAATTAAAAGGGGGAGATAAAATGGCATCAGTCAGGGAATTATCTACAGAACTTAAAGTAAATCCAAATACAATTCAGAGATCATATCAAGAGCTAGAGAGAGAAAATTTAGTATTTACACAAAGAGGTATGGGGACTTTTGTAACAGAGGATGTGGAGATCATTAAAGATTTAAAGAAAACAATGGCTTCTACTATTGTAGGAAATTTTGTTGCAGAGATGAAATCATTAGGATTTAATCAGGATGAAATAGTAGATTTAATTAATCAAAAGGTAAAGGAGGATAAATAA
- a CDS encoding ferritin-like domain-containing protein, translating into MLPLLGCHRIPQITELVYDAIVDEATAAEFYGRLLQEAPNDLHREFIRDAMEDELNHLQKFTTLYCYLTGYMPQYVITPIVYPNYKEGILMALKDELDAASFYRDVQLSTTDLFVRDTFYYAMVEELEHATRFSTLYNTL; encoded by the coding sequence ATGTTACCATTATTAGGATGTCATAGAATACCTCAGATAACTGAGCTTGTATATGATGCCATTGTGGATGAAGCAACTGCAGCTGAATTCTATGGAAGATTATTGCAAGAAGCACCAAATGATTTGCATAGGGAATTTATTCGCGATGCCATGGAGGATGAATTAAATCATTTACAAAAATTCACTACACTTTATTGTTATCTTACTGGTTATATGCCTCAATATGTCATCACTCCTATAGTATATCCAAATTACAAAGAAGGAATCTTGATGGCTTTAAAGGATGAATTAGACGCAGCTTCATTCTATAGAGATGTACAACTTTCTACTACAGATCTATTTGTAAGAGATACCTTTTACTATGCTATGGTAGAAGAATTAGAACATGCTACTCGATTTAGCACTTTGTACAATACTCTTTAA
- a CDS encoding VanW family protein: protein MDKVKYTIFSLSLVLVSSKAYSNNVKNYLKSKDNGINISKDVEYQLNKRDNNYDIPTISGEVTNMPWKNDSDFLKAKEENNTPLLIAGFCSVLKNPLPGEEYNVGLACKKAKGQIIKSSDIFSQNIAIGPYTKLRGFKEGASYIGGNIIMTEGGGVCKIATTLYNLAALSNLEIIERHNHSMPINYVPYGQDATVAYGVKDFRFKNTTDNTILIWSEMIGNRLYMGFYGSEKPPKVTWNHEITNVVKPSVKYIKNESLNSGEMKTVLDGMDGATVNSTITIFYNDEHYIIKNMGTSHYSPLPRIIESN, encoded by the coding sequence ATGGATAAAGTAAAATATACTATTTTCTCTCTTAGTTTAGTCTTAGTATCATCAAAAGCTTATTCTAATAATGTTAAAAATTATCTAAAATCAAAAGACAATGGAATTAATATTAGTAAGGATGTAGAATATCAGTTAAATAAAAGAGATAATAATTATGATATACCTACTATCTCTGGGGAAGTAACTAATATGCCTTGGAAAAATGATAGTGATTTTTTAAAGGCTAAGGAAGAAAACAATACACCTCTTCTCATTGCTGGCTTTTGTTCAGTTCTTAAAAATCCTTTGCCTGGAGAAGAATACAATGTTGGTCTCGCTTGTAAAAAGGCTAAAGGTCAGATAATAAAATCATCTGATATCTTTTCTCAAAATATTGCCATAGGACCTTATACAAAGCTTAGAGGTTTTAAAGAAGGTGCATCTTATATAGGTGGAAATATCATCATGACTGAAGGCGGTGGAGTATGTAAGATTGCCACTACTCTTTATAATCTAGCAGCATTATCTAATTTAGAAATTATAGAAAGACATAATCATTCTATGCCAATTAATTATGTCCCTTATGGTCAAGATGCTACTGTTGCCTATGGTGTGAAAGACTTCAGATTTAAAAACACTACTGACAATACCATATTAATTTGGTCTGAAATGATTGGCAATAGATTGTATATGGGATTCTATGGTAGTGAGAAACCACCAAAGGTAACATGGAATCATGAAATTACCAATGTAGTTAAACCATCTGTAAAATATATTAAAAACGAAAGTTTAAATTCTGGTGAAATGAAAACTGTACTAGATGGAATGGATGGAGCTACAGTTAATTCAACTATTACCATATTTTACAATGATGAACATTATATTATCAAAAACATGGGCACTAGTCACTATTCTCCACTACCTCGAATAATTGAAAGCAATTGA
- a CDS encoding flavodoxin family protein — MEKRWMAILGSPRRGKNTESIMDYYIEELEKQRRKVDKIVLSEIEQNICNGCESCIRNKKCKYNDDMSLVIDKIKTAEGIILGSPSYNYNVTPYMKIFLDRLFSLFDFGSGSWSSQLDSKGIKSIIIGTCAGPDSLSMGFTIEAMKRVMQDHGVEILIEEGYYGTRRQPVATNEELRNNIKEKINQILL; from the coding sequence ATGGAAAAAAGATGGATGGCAATATTAGGTAGTCCAAGACGAGGAAAAAATACTGAGAGCATAATGGATTATTACATAGAGGAATTAGAAAAACAAAGAAGAAAAGTTGATAAAATTGTATTAAGTGAAATTGAGCAGAACATTTGCAATGGTTGTGAGTCTTGTATCAGAAATAAGAAATGTAAATATAATGATGATATGAGCTTAGTAATTGATAAAATTAAAACTGCGGAAGGAATAATTTTAGGTTCACCTTCTTACAACTATAATGTTACTCCATATATGAAAATATTTCTTGATAGACTTTTTTCACTATTTGATTTTGGAAGTGGTAGCTGGAGCAGTCAGTTAGACTCAAAGGGAATAAAATCCATTATAATTGGGACTTGTGCTGGCCCAGATTCCTTAAGTATGGGGTTTACAATTGAAGCAATGAAAAGAGTAATGCAAGACCACGGGGTTGAGATATTGATAGAGGAAGGATATTATGGAACAAGAAGACAACCAGTAGCAACTAATGAAGAGCTTAGAAATAATATTAAAGAAAAGATTAACCAGATACTATTATGA
- a CDS encoding M48 family metallopeptidase, which produces MDKKLKLTIILFFVFLVAFIAIVVGSEYMNMKKLRVEYPNLSEEAYSYRKDSLNIWAIRLILQFLIPLLFLTSRISYRIRFSIENNKSLFLTGLLYGAIFFTIMFLINLPLNYYSSFHLGHKYGLSNQTFNRWLEVALKSFVINDLIISLFIFIPFYIIQRSPRIWWLQMSILAIPVIVFMVFISPFIIDPIFNKYTSIEDEKLGQEITQLLHKADIEDANIYKVDKSKDTKTMNAYMTGVFHSKRIVLWDNTINNLEEEEVLSITAHEIGHYVEGHIWKSILLGGLGTLIILFLTYITSNWILNSSNGSFGIRKLEDIAALPLLLLVLNIYSFIGSPITNYASRYMEIEADGYEIMLTEDRESAVSAMEKLYKQSLGLPRPSNIYKIWYYSHPTLEERVDFYKNYPIE; this is translated from the coding sequence GTGGATAAAAAACTTAAACTTACGATCATTTTGTTTTTCGTTTTTTTAGTAGCATTTATTGCTATAGTAGTAGGTAGTGAATATATGAATATGAAAAAATTAAGAGTTGAATACCCGAACTTATCTGAGGAAGCTTATAGTTATAGGAAAGATAGCTTGAATATCTGGGCAATTAGATTGATTTTGCAATTCCTTATTCCTCTATTATTTTTAACTTCTAGGATATCATATAGGATAAGATTTAGTATTGAGAACAATAAGTCATTGTTTCTTACAGGATTATTGTACGGTGCTATATTTTTCACCATAATGTTTTTAATTAATCTTCCACTAAATTATTATAGTTCTTTTCATCTAGGTCATAAATACGGATTATCAAATCAGACTTTTAATAGGTGGCTTGAAGTTGCATTAAAGAGTTTTGTAATAAATGATTTAATTATATCTCTTTTTATATTTATTCCATTTTATATAATACAAAGAAGTCCAAGGATTTGGTGGCTGCAAATGTCAATATTAGCCATCCCTGTTATTGTATTTATGGTTTTTATTTCTCCCTTTATAATAGATCCCATATTTAACAAATATACATCAATAGAAGATGAGAAATTGGGGCAAGAGATTACACAACTTCTTCATAAGGCAGATATAGAAGATGCTAATATATATAAGGTCGATAAGAGTAAAGATACTAAGACTATGAATGCTTATATGACAGGGGTATTTCATTCAAAGAGGATAGTCCTATGGGACAACACAATCAATAATCTAGAAGAGGAAGAGGTACTTAGTATTACTGCCCATGAAATAGGCCATTATGTAGAGGGACATATTTGGAAGAGCATTTTATTAGGTGGATTAGGTACTTTAATTATATTGTTTTTAACATATATTACATCTAATTGGATACTAAATTCATCTAATGGATCTTTTGGCATTAGAAAGCTTGAGGATATAGCAGCACTTCCTTTATTGCTACTAGTATTAAACATTTATTCCTTTATTGGATCCCCAATTACAAATTATGCTTCTAGATATATGGAAATCGAAGCAGATGGTTATGAGATAATGCTCACAGAAGATAGAGAGTCAGCAGTATCTGCCATGGAAAAGTTATATAAGCAAAGTCTAGGATTACCTAGACCAAGTAATATATATAAAATATGGTATTATAGTCATCCTACATTAGAAGAACGAGTAGATTTTTATAAAAATTATCCCATAGAATAA